One genomic window of Cannabis sativa cultivar Pink pepper isolate KNU-18-1 chromosome 2, ASM2916894v1, whole genome shotgun sequence includes the following:
- the LOC115720717 gene encoding ycf20-like protein — protein sequence MACRMGSIMHHAGYLMMENEVSESSCITAASCNLCSWCYEPSFGAQNKRIDLMAAPFLQRSVWRKRGWKVSFALDTGGVSENGDQEGVNGDSSNLGRTRLGRIVSAGGRQLLTKLNSARKNLPMKIFLVLLGFYTANALATILGQTGDWDVLVAGIVVAAIEGIGMLMYRKLPSLSKGRLQSFVVMVNYWKAGVCLGLFVDAFKLGS from the exons atGGCCTGTCGTATGGGAAGTATAATGCATCATGCGGGGTATTTGATGATGGAGAATGAAGTTTCTGAAAGTTCCTGCATTACTGCTGCAAGTTGCAACTTGTGTAGCTGGTGTTATGAGCCAAGTTTCGGTGCACAAAATAAAAGGATTGACTTAATGGCTGCACCTTTTCTCCAAAGGAG CGTTTGGAGAAAAAGAGGGTGGAAAGTTTCCTTTGCTTTAGACACTGGTGGGGTCTCCGAAAATGGTGACCAAGAGGGCGTCAACGGTGACAGTTCCAATCTTGGTCGAACTCGTTTGGGTAGGATAGTGAGTGCAGGTGGCAGACAGCTATTGACGAAGCTGAACTCTGCTAGAAAGAACCTTCCCATGAAGATATTTCTGGTTCTGTTGGGTTTCTACACAGCTAATGCACTTGCTACAATTCTTGGTCAGACGGGGGATTGGGATGTTCTAGTTGCCGGCATCGTGGTAGCTGCCATTGAAGGTATTGGTATGCTTATGTATAGAAAGCTACCTTCTCTTTCAAAGGGAAGGTTGCAGTCTTTTGTTGTGATGGTGAACTACTGGAAAGCTGGTGTTTGTTTAGGACTTTTTGTGGATGCTTTCAAACTAGGTAGCTAG